In the Elizabethkingia bruuniana genome, CCCAAAGTAGCACTCATTATACCTCCGCCAATAAGAACGACATCGTATTTAGGTTTCGGATTCATTTTATTATAACAATTTTATATTATAGGATTAGTTAAGTTTCGCTGTTAGTTTCTTGAACTGCTTTTCAGCATTCTTGTCCTCATATAGGATTTCATACACAGTATTAACAATCGGAAGCTTTAATTTCCTTTCCTTTCCGATTTCATAAATACTTTTTGTTGCATAATAACCTTCCGCCACCATACTCATAGACTGGATTGCTGATTTTACAGTATATCCTTTACCTATTAAATTCCCCAGCATTCTGTTTCGGCTGAATAAAGAATATGCCGTTACCAATAAGTCTCCAAGGAATGCAGATTGGTTCACATCTCTTGGTTCCGGATAGATTGCATCCAAATACAATTCCATTTCACGGATTGCATTGGAAACATATACTGCATTAAAGTTATCTCCATAACCCAGACCTGCTGCTATACCTGCACCGATTGCATAAATATTTTTCAGGACTGCGCTGTACTCGTTTCCTAAGATATCCGAAGATTTGTTTACTTTGATGAAATCTGATTCCAAAAGTTTAGCTACTTTGGCAGCATTTTCTTCTTCAGCAGCCGAAACCGTAAGATAAGAAAGTCTCTCCATAGCAACTTCTTCAGCATGACAAGGACCAGAAATTACAGCCTGGCTTCTGAAACCAATATTGTGTTTTTCTCTCAGGAAATGTGCAACAATATCATTTTGTTCTGGTACAATCCCTTTAATTGCAGATACAAATAGTTTTCCCTGAAGATCAACATTCAGAGGTTCTAAAGTCTTACCAAGGTATATAGAGGGAGTTGCCAGAATAATAACATCACAGGCAGATACCAGTTCATTGATATCTGTTGTTATTTGCAACTGTTTGAGGTTAAAAAGTACAGCTGTAAGATATGAAGGATTATGCTTTTTTAGTTCTATCGCTCCTTTTACAAATTCGTTTCTTACACACCAGTGAATCGTTTTACAGTTTTCTGTCAGCATCTTTACTATTGCAGTAGCAAAACTCCCGCTCCCTACAACGCCGACGCTAATACCGTTCCCGGATTTCTTCTTAGCCATTATTAGAATTTAGGTTCCACAAATATACAACTTAACCAATAAAACATTCAAGACTTTGGCCTTTATTTATTCAGGAAAAAGGGCTAAAATATTTAACATTAATTAACAGATTGACAACATAATATAACTTTTGCCAGTGAACTTTTTATAATATTTTCTTTATTTTTGCCTCCCTAACATTTCATGCTTATGAAACATTTTTTTTCGTCCCGTAAGAATCTAAGATATACCATATATGGTTTATTAGCTGTTGTTCTGGTACAAGCTGTAGTTATGATAAACTTTATAAACAAAAAAGATGATAAAGTCTATCAGGTGAATCTGGTACAAATAAAAGATAAAAAAGACAGTCTGGATTATACGGAAGTAAAAAACAACCTTACACAGTTGGACAGAGTTGTTAAAAGTCTTTCCAACTTTTTGGCATCTAATAATATTGAGGCTCCACAAATTGAATCTCTGGATGCTGAAAATCTTTCAAACGGTATTTACTTAAGCCAGCAGGCCAACCGGTATACGCAAGCTCTTGTAGATTATCAGACAAAGCTTCAGCAAATTCCTCTTGGGATTCCAACCAACGGAGAGATCTCATCTAACTTTGGTGTCAGAAAGAATCCTATTCCTCCAAAAAGAATTGTGATGGCTGGTGTAAACCTTCCTAAAACGGATTCTGCAGGAACTGCAACAGCTACAGTAAAACCAACCCAGGATCCGGAAGTTATGCAGTTTCATAAAGGTTTGGATATTGCCGTTCCTTTTGGTTCTGATGTAAGAAGTGCTGCACAGGGAACTGTAATATTTGCAGGTCAGAAAGGTGGTTACGGAAACTGTGTTATTGTATCTCACGGAAATGGATTAGCTACCTTATATGGACATTTATCCAGCGTATTGGTAAGTCCTAATCAGCAAATAAAAGTAGGCGAAGTCATTGCAAAGTCAGGAAATACAGGGCGTTCCACAGGACCACATCTTCATTACGAAGTACATAAGAATAATACTCCGGTTAACCCAAGATTATTTCTGGGAATAAAATAAACCGAGCTAAAAAATATAACCCTCACAGATGTGAGGGTTTTATTTATATATCGTTAACCAGATTGATGTCCGGTTATACTAAATTCTTACTGCAGTTTTTTTCCTTTAAATTTTTTGACTGAAGAACTCATTTCCATAACTCTGTCGCCATCCCATTCATAGACAGCCGTTTTGGTAAATCCATCCATTTTATATTCATCATTATCCGGATTAGCATTTTCTGCCTCTTCTGTCGTCATGACAAACTGATTTGCAGTTTTTCCGGTAAAGTTATAGTCTTCTGAATGGTAATAAATACCAGCATCTGCCACAGATTGCAACAATGGTAAGGCTACTAAGAATCCTTCCTTTTTCATAAAGTAAGTTTGTTTATAGGTAGGTATACCACAAGCTTCACCAGAAACAGATACATCTATGATATAGTCAATATTTTTGAATTTTTTAGTTCTGTCAACCTTAAATTCAACTCCTGCAATATTTTCCATAGTACCTGCATTGAAAACTCCGGAACCTAAAAGCTCTCCTTTTTCCAGAACACTTACCTCTCCTTTTAATGCATTGCTACTGATGCCTTCTATATCTATAACCTTCTGAGTTCCGCTAACTCCAAAAAGAAATTCTTTTCCATCTAATAGCTTATTGGCTACACTTAGATTGGCTCCCCAGACATATCCCTCCTTTCCATTATACTGGATTTTGTACCACTGGGCACTTCTTTCCTGTATTTTGTTTATAATATTGGTCTCCTGAACAATTTTCACAGAAGTCCCTTGCGGCAAAGCATCTACAACATTCCCTGTAAGCCCCGGAAGATCTCTGATATTGGTTTTATCTACAAAAATTTTAGCCGTACTTCCAACCTCTTTGTGAAATATATAATTTTCATAAGCTTCTTCCACTGGTACAGCAATAGCTGCAGCTTTATCCGAAGCATCCCGCGCCTTTACAGCAACTTCGACAGCAGCTGTTTCCTGAGCAAAATATAAGGTAGAAATATTAAGAGCTAAAAAATAATAAATTGTTTTTTTCATAATCATCATTAATGCTCTCAAAGATAAGAAAAAACCGAATCTTACTAGATTCGGCTTTATTTTTATTTAGTCAGAAGTAATGAAACCCATTCTTCTCTTTGTAACTTCTTCTGCAACTGAAGATTCTGTTCTTCGCAGACCTGTAAAATATCGTCTACATCGAAGAAACATAATCCTGAAAGCAATAAAGAACCTCCCGGCTCCAATACCTCAACATATCGTGGAATATCGGAGATAAGAATATTACGGTTAATATTCGCTAAAATAATCTCGAATTTTTCCTGTCCCAGGTTATCAGCAGTTCCCAATTCTACACGCATTGGTGTATTATTACGTTCTGCGTTCTCTCTGGAATTCTCCACTGCCCATTCATCAATATCGATTCCTAAAACATCTGAAGCGCCTTTCTTTTTAGCATAAATAGCTAAAACAGAAGTTCCACACCCCATATCCAGTACTTGTTTTCCCTGGAAATCCATATCCATCATCTGTTGGATCATAAGATATGTAGTAGCATGGTGCCCGGTTCCGAAAGACATTTTCGGCTGAATGATAATTTCTTCTTCCAATCCTTGTGATTCATGGAATTCTGCACGGATTAAAACTTTATCTTCTACATTAATCGGTTGGAAGTTTTTCTCCCATTCTTCATTCCAGTTGATGTTAGGCATTTCTTTATAGGTATAAGAAATTTTCACATCATCATGATTCAGCAGCCACTGATTTTTAAGCTCTTCTTCATTAAGTAATTCCGCCTGAATATAAGCTAAGATCCCATCCGGGTTCTCAGTAAAACTGTCAAATCCCTGCTCTATCAGTTCAGCCATCAGAATTTCATTCCAAGGCTCTACAGGTTCTATTTTAAAATCGAATTCTAAGTATTGTGTCATTTATAAAATGTTGCAATTGGCAAAGTTAGCTTAAGTTTAGTCAAAAGCCTTAATAATTGCAGTGAAATCTTCTATTTTCAATGCAGCTCCACCAATAAGACCTCCGTCCACATCTGGTTTAGAGAATATTTCTTTTGCATTATCCGGTTTTACACTTCCGCCATAAAGGATAGAAATTTCATCAGCTACTTCCTGCCCGTATTTAGCAGCAATAAGTGAACGGATATGTGCATGAATTTCCTGAGCTTGCTCTGGTGAAGCAGTTTCTCCGGTTCCGATAGCCCAAACCGGTTCGTAAGCGATTACTACTTTTTTAATCTCTTCTGCTGAAAGAGTGAAAAGCGCAACTTCAGTCTGGTTTTTAATAACCTCAAAATGCTGTCCAGATTTACGCTGCTCCAAAGTTTCTCCGTTACAGTAGATTGGCACAAGACCATTATCTAAAGCTAATTTTACTTTTCTGTTGCAGTGGCTGTCTGTTTCCCCGTGGTATTGTCTTCTTTCTGAGTGGCCAATAATAGCACCTGTTGCATTAACTGAAGCCAACATATCAGCTGAAATCTCACCAGTATAAGCTCCGCTGGTGTGTTCCGACATATCCTGAGCAAAAACACCTACGTTATCATTTAAGAAAATATTTTTAGCAGTAGTTATATAAAGTGCCGGTGGTGCAATGTAAACCTCACAGTTGATAGCATTATGCTTTTTATATCTGTCTAACTCATGCATTAGTTCCTGAGCTTCAGTATAATTTTTATTCATTTTCCAGTTTCCTGCAACGATTTTCTTTCTCATAGTTTATATAAGTTTTGTTAAGTTATTTATTAATTCCTTCTAATTTGAACATAAAAGCATATACTAAGGCAACATCTTTCAGATAATCGAATCTTCCTGAAGCTCCGCCATGACCATAGTCCATATCGGTTTTCAGCATCAGTACATTTTTATCCGTTTTCATATCTCTCAATCTCGCCACCCATTTCGCAGGTTCAAAATACTGTACCTGAGAATCGTGTAAACCTGTAGTGACCAAAAGATTAGGATAGTTTTTCTTTTCTACATTCTCGTATGGAGAATAAGACTTCATATAGAAATAAGCTTCTTTATTATTAGGATTCCCCCACTCATCATATTCATTTGTGGTTAACGGAATACTTTCATCCATCATTGTATTCACAACATCTACAAACGGAACCTGAGAAATTACACCATTCCACAGTTCGGGTTTCATATTTACAACAGCTCCCATTAACAGACCTCCGGCGCTTCCACCCTGAGCGTACAAATGTTTTGGAGAAGTATATTTTTGGTTCACCAGATATTCTCCGGCATCAATAAAATCGGTAAAAGTATTTTTCTTTTTCATCATTTTACCGTCTTCATACCACTGTCTTCCCATCTCCTGTCCACCGCGGATATGTGCTATGGCATAAGCAAATCCTCTGTCCAGAAGGCTTAATCTTGTACTGCTGAATGTGGCATCCATAGAACTTCCGTAGGAACCATAAGCGTATAAAAGCAAAGGAGACTTTCCGTCTTTCTTGTAGCCTTTCTTATAAACAATGGAAATCGGAATTTTAGTCCCGTCTTTTGCTGTAGCAAAAAGTCTTTCGGTTTCATAGTTATTTTTGTCATAACCACCTAAGACTTCCTGTTGTTTCAATAATATTCTTTTTCCCGTTTTCAAATTTTGTTCAAACTGAGAACTCGGCGTAATCATAGAAGTATAACCGAAACGGAAATTATCGGTATTATATTCCGGATTTCCGGAGGAATAAACGGTATATGCAGGTTCATCAAATTTCAGAAACTCTTTTTTACCGGTTTTTCTGTCATATATTACCAGTTGTGAAAGTCCATTTTGTCTTTCACTAAATACCAGATAATTTTTGAATTCTGTAATCCCTTGCATTAGCACATCTTTTCTGTGCGGGATAAAGTCTTTCCAGTTTTCAACTCCGGTTTTGTCCAAAGGAGTCTCTACAACTTTAAAGTTTAAAGCATCTTTGTTGGTTGTAACTAGAAATCTGTCTTCCAATGGCGTAACATCATATATTACATCTTTCATTCTCGGCTGGAAAACTTTGAATGTTCCTGCAGGATTATCTGCATCCAGATATCTTATTTCGGAAGAGGTTGTAGCCCCTGAAGAGATCATAATGAATTTCTCATTCTTGGATTTTCCAACTCCGATATAGTTACTTTTATCTTTTTCTTCATAAACCAATACATCCTTTGAAGGATCGGTTCCTAAGCTGTGTCTGAAAATTTTCTCTGTTAAAAGTGTTTCGGGATTTTTAGCTGTATAGAAAATAGTCTTATTATCATTGGCCCATGTTGCAGATCCCGTTGTATTGATTATCCCTAAATCTGTTGTTTTACCTGTAGATAAGTCTTTCAGAAAAAGTTTATACTGTCTTCTGGATACATCATCTACCCCATAAATCATTTTCATATTATCGGGGCTTATACTAAATCCTGATGCAGCATAGTAGGCATGTCCCTCTGCAAGTTTGTCTACATCTAAGAGTACTTCCTCGGGAGCTTTCAGGTCACCTTTCTTCCGGCAGTATTTAAAATATTGCTTACCAGCGTCTGTACGGGTATAATAGTAATAACCATTTCTGAAAACAGGAACAGACTCATCTTTTTCCTTGATGCGGTTCTTCATTTCCTGGAAAAGTTTTTCTCTGAAAGGCTCCGTATCCTTCATCATCCCTGTCCAGTAAGTATTTTCAGCTTTCAGATAGTCTACAACTTTTTCGGAGTTAGCTCCTTTTTTGAAGTAATCTATCATCCAGTAATAAGGGTCACTTACTTTATCACCGTGAATTTCCCGTATGTGTTCCTGCTTTTCGGCAACTGGTGCTTTTATATCAGGAAATTGCTGAGCCTGAAGTATAGTCGTACTCATAAGTATTAATCCTAAGTATTTATTTTTCATATATTCGCTTTTGGTGTTGTGTTTTGTCTTGTATTATTTCATCTTCCAGATAGATTTCATCGAGGAATAAAACTGGTGTTCTTCTTCGCTCACCTCATCGTTTGCTTTAATTAGTTTTTTAGCAAACTGACGAAAATCTTTTCTTTCTTTTTCTGTAGAATCATCATAAAAGCACTGTGCATGGAATTCAAAATGTTTCTCCCATTCACCAGGGCTTAGATTGGCTATTATTTCTGTTTCAGCATCAAGGCTTACAAAGAAAGGAAACTCATCTTCTATATATTCTTTAATTACTTTTTCTTCTCCCGGATGAAATTTATAATCTACAGCAGAAAGAATCATTAAAAGATGATATCCTGCGATTGATTTGTTCGATTTATGTGTCATTTTTATATGTTTCTTTTTCAAATTTAGTTATTAAAATTCCATCTTCTATCTTTCTAAAGAAAAATTAGGAATTAAACCCGGACGTTGAGATTCATTGGCTACTTTCCATGAAGTTCTGTACATCCATTCTGTCATCTTATACAGTTTTTTGTAATTGATATTTTCCGACTCGTCCTGAGGGGTATGGTACTGATTGTGCAAAACACTGGTAAAAAACAATGCCGGAATTCCAATCCTTGCATATGGAAGATGATCACTTCTGAAGTAAAAATATTCAGCATGTTCAGGAGAATCCCAATCTTTCAGGTATCTGAATTTTGTTCCTTCATTATTAGCCTCTTCAGCCATTTTCACAAGCTCTTCGGAATTTTTATGCGGAGTATTTCCGCCTAATAAAGCTGCTTCATCATTACTATTCCTCCCGATCATATCCCCGTTCAGTACAGCAACGATTTGCTCTTTTGGAACTACAGGATGTGATGCATGCCATCTGGATCCCAATAATCCTCTTTCTTCAGCACCATGAAATACAAAAAGAATACTTCTTTTACCAGGCTGCAGTTTATAGGCTCTTACCATTGCCAGCATGGCAACACAGGTACTGGCATTATCATCCGCACCATTATAAATTGTATCATTCTTTACAGGATGCCGTATTCCATCATGATCCTGGTGGCCGCTAATCAGAACGTATTCATTTTTTAATTTCGGATCTGTGCCTTCTATTTTGCCGATAACGTTTACAGAAGGATATCTGTAAGTTTCAGTCATCAGATTTAATGAAACTTTAGTACTATTTTTCAACTGGTCTGCATCAGATTTTCTAATCCATACAACAGGCATATTGTTCTCTACTTTCTCTCTCAGACCTTCAACACCATACAATCCTCTTGTCATTTGCGGATATACTTCTACCCAGCTTTTTTCAGCAATGTCATCGGTAATAAATATAATAGCCTTTGCCCCAAGCTTAAAAGCTGTATTATAATATTTTGCTTTTACAAATCCCGGATACCGTCTCTGGAAAAGAAACATATCTTGTTTTATCCCTTTTGCCGAACTGTTGACAACAAGAACTTTTCCTTTAATATTTAATTTTTGTAAGTCTTCCGGTTCTGCATTTCCGGCATATAACATATCAGCATTGATATTAGCATTTACGGGTTCCGTTACCAGAAAGTCTTTCCATAATTTTAAATCACGATCTCCAATCTTCAGACTGCTCTGTGGAGACACCTGGTGTCTGTACATTTCATAAAACTGAAAAAAAGTTCCGTTATCTCCTGCGGGTTTCATTCCGGACTCACTGGCTTTATTAGCCAGCCACATAGATACCTTAAGTTCATCCAGAGTTCCCGCTTCCCTGCCACGAAATTGATCCGCAGCAATCTCGAACATATCTGTTCTAAGATCTGATTCTTTGATAGCTGAAACCAACGGATTTTTATACTGTTGTGCATTGCCCAGACAAAAAAACGCCAGACCAATAACCACTTGTAAATATTTCTTTTTCATTCTGTTAATTAAACCTGGTTACTATGTAAAATATCAGAGCCATCAAGATTCTTAATTATTAAAATAATCTTTTGCTTCCTGCTTGAAAACAATTTTTCCGTTTTCCAGAATCAGTACAAAAGGATTGCTTCGTGCAATAGTTTTTATAGCTGTACCATCCATCGTACCATGTGGCACTTTGGTAAAGGTATTTTCTTGTGTAGAAACCGCATATACTTTAGACTTTCTGCTTAGAAGTCCGTTTTCAATTTTGTTAATCATTTCCTTCGATAGTTTTTCAGGCTTATAGGTAAAGATCATTATAATTCTTGGTTCATTAAGGATCTGCTCAGTAACATCCTGTCCGTCTGAATCTGTAATCTTAAAGTTTTTAATAGTAGAATCGTAACCTTGCTTTTTCAGTTTCTCCTTAGTCTTATCAGACTCTATCTGCCAGGTTTCATCTTTCCAGATATTGGTAGAAAGATAGTCGTTCTGTGACATTGTTTTCTCTTCTCCTGTCTTCGTATTTTTCAGGGTATAGAAAACTTCGTATTCGGAAGGATTAGCTTCTATTTTCGCTTTTTCAGCTTTCAGATCTGTATCGATTTTATAATCTCTGAAGTCTATGTAAGGTTCTCCCAGTATCCCTTTCAATATAATAACAGTAAGGAAAATACAGCTTAACAAAAACAACGTCATTCGTGGGAAACCACTTTTCAGAAAATGTACTTTATTGCTTTCGTCATTTTTATACATTTTAAGCAATATCGCTATCAGTACCAACAATACCATGTCCTTTGTAAAAGAGGTCCATGGTGTCATTTTCAGCGCATCACCAAAACAGCCACAATCCGTTACTACATTGAAGTATGCAGAATAGAAAGTAAGGAAAGCAAAGAATATACAGATGATAAGAAGTGAGAGTAATGTACGTTTTACTCTTATTTTCAGTAACAGCAAAACGCCTAACAGAAGCTCTACTGTAACGACTATTATAGCGATAGGCAATGCCAGTTTTTCCAGAAAAGGAATATTAAACACTGAAGGCGAGAAATACTCTTCCAGTTTAAAGGAAAATCCTACAGGATCTACTGCTTTTACAAAGCCCGATATAATAAATATAATGGCTACAAAAACTCTGATAAATCTTTTCATCTTATATAATTATGGTGTTTAATAAATTTTAGTTCAGCTAACTAATCTTTCATTTTGATGAGACAGAAAACGGCATAGTTCAGCATATCGAAATAGTTGGCATCTAAACCTTCGGAAACTAAAGTTTTTCCTTTGTTATCTTCAATCTGTTTTGTTCTCAGTACTTTTTGGTAGATCAAATCCGTAATAGAAGAAATGCGCATCTCACGCCACGCTTCTCCGTAATCATGGTTTTTACGCAGCATAAGCTCTTTGGCTTCGTTAGCATAATGATCATACAGTTGGATAATCTGTTCCTGATCATCGTCCAGCGATTCGGCAAGTCCTTTTTCAAGCTGAATTAATCCAATAATAGAATAGTTAACGATAGCAATGAATTCTCCCCTTTCGTCTTCATCTACCATTTTTACTGTCGTCATTTGCAGGGTACGGATACGGTTCACTTTTATGTAAATCTGATCGGTAATAGAACTTGGGCGCAATACCCGCCACGCAGCTCCGTAATCGTGCATTTTTTTACTAAACAAATCTCTGCACTCGGAGATTATTTCATCAAACTCAATTGCTGTATTTTGCATAAATTAGCGTTGTAATGCCAAAGATACAAATTTAGCCTAAAGCGAAAAAGCTGATGAACACTTATAAAAAACAACTTTCTGTAAATCATAATTTTAGTATCAATTGCCGTGGAAAATTAGTTTCCCTTGAAAAACCACTCATCATGGGAATTCTGAACCTTACTCCGGATTCTTTCTCTGATGGCGGGCAATTTGGTCAGGAAAAAGCAGCTTTAGAACACGCTGAAAAAATGATTTCGGAAGGAGCTTCTATCATCGATATCGGACCTCAGTCTACCAATCCTAACTCAAAGCAGATTGATGCAAAGGAGGAAATAGAACGCTTGGGTAAAGTAATCTCATTACTAAAAAAAGAGTTTCCGGAAACGCTGATATCTGTTGATACGTTTTATGCTGAGACGGTAAAATATGCAGCTGATGAGGGAATGGATATCATTAATGATATTTCAGGCGGTCAGTTTGATCCCCAAATGTTTAAAACGGCTGCTGAAACGGGATTACCTTATATTCTCATGCATATTAATCCAAGCTTTGGAGAGATGCATGATAAAATACAGCACAAGGACATCACACTTAGTATCAATCAGTTTTTCTCTGAAAAAGTCTGGGAGCTTACAGAACTAAGGGTACACGATATTATATTGGATCCCGGATTTGGATTCGGAAAAACAATAGAAGACCAGTATACAATGACTGAAGAAGCTGAATATTTCGGATTCGGAAGACTTCCTTTACTTATTGGTATTTCCCGAAAATCTTTTATTTACAAATCTCTGGGCAAATCACCTTTGGAAATCGTAGAAGAAACCCAAAAGTTACATTTAAAATTACTGCATAAGGGAGCAAAAATCTTACGGGTACACGATGTTGCTGAAACTAAAAAAACAATTGATCTTTTCCTGAATAATTATTGATTTACTTGTTGTATTGTTAAATCGGTTAATCGTTGAATTGTTTACTCTACATTTTCTAACTCTAATTTCTAACTTCTATTTTCTATTTTCCCGGAATAGGAATCTGTAGGCCATTTTTCACCGTATGCATATTGACAAAAGTTTTAAAACGTTTGATATTGGTATTACTAAAGAATAACTGCCTTGTCAGCAATTCATATTCCTGCATTGTATTGACGACCATTACCAATACGAAATCAACTTCTCCGGTTACATAATAGCATTGCTGGATCTGAGGCACTTTGCTAAAGGTTCTCTCTATTTCGTCTATAAATTCAATTTTATCTGTATCCAGTTCTATTTCTACAAACAAAAGAATTTGGGCGCCTACTTTTTCCGAATCAATTACAGAAATATCTGATGTAATAATTTTATTTTCGCGCATCCGCTTAATACGTCGTTGTACTGCAGCTGCAGAAAGTCCTATTCTATCGCCAATATCCCGTTGCGACGTTTGGTTATCTTTTTGTAAAATATCCAGAATCTGTAAATCGAATTTATCCAAATCTTCCATAAGCAGGTTTAATATGAAACAAAATTGCAAATAAGAGGTTAAAATTAAAGAAAAAACACATGTGTTTTGAAGTAATTTCGTGAAATAAATATGACAAACTAATTTTATTCCTAATCTTTCACAACAAAATGAAAAGTACAAATACAAAAGGCTTTCTTTTAGCACTTATTGCTGCATCATTATGGGGAGTATCCGGCACCTTCGGACAATTTTTATTTCAACAGAGAGGTATTAGCGTAGAATGGATGATTACCGTCCGCATGCTTATTTCTGGTGCAATACTCTTATCGATTGGTGTA is a window encoding:
- a CDS encoding M28 family peptidase, with protein sequence MKKKYLQVVIGLAFFCLGNAQQYKNPLVSAIKESDLRTDMFEIAADQFRGREAGTLDELKVSMWLANKASESGMKPAGDNGTFFQFYEMYRHQVSPQSSLKIGDRDLKLWKDFLVTEPVNANINADMLYAGNAEPEDLQKLNIKGKVLVVNSSAKGIKQDMFLFQRRYPGFVKAKYYNTAFKLGAKAIIFITDDIAEKSWVEVYPQMTRGLYGVEGLREKVENNMPVVWIRKSDADQLKNSTKVSLNLMTETYRYPSVNVIGKIEGTDPKLKNEYVLISGHQDHDGIRHPVKNDTIYNGADDNASTCVAMLAMVRAYKLQPGKRSILFVFHGAEERGLLGSRWHASHPVVPKEQIVAVLNGDMIGRNSNDEAALLGGNTPHKNSEELVKMAEEANNEGTKFRYLKDWDSPEHAEYFYFRSDHLPYARIGIPALFFTSVLHNQYHTPQDESENINYKKLYKMTEWMYRTSWKVANESQRPGLIPNFSLER
- a CDS encoding M23 family metallopeptidase, coding for MKHFFSSRKNLRYTIYGLLAVVLVQAVVMINFINKKDDKVYQVNLVQIKDKKDSLDYTEVKNNLTQLDRVVKSLSNFLASNNIEAPQIESLDAENLSNGIYLSQQANRYTQALVDYQTKLQQIPLGIPTNGEISSNFGVRKNPIPPKRIVMAGVNLPKTDSAGTATATVKPTQDPEVMQFHKGLDIAVPFGSDVRSAAQGTVIFAGQKGGYGNCVIVSHGNGLATLYGHLSSVLVSPNQQIKVGEVIAKSGNTGRSTGPHLHYEVHKNNTPVNPRLFLGIK
- a CDS encoding S9 family peptidase, whose product is MKNKYLGLILMSTTILQAQQFPDIKAPVAEKQEHIREIHGDKVSDPYYWMIDYFKKGANSEKVVDYLKAENTYWTGMMKDTEPFREKLFQEMKNRIKEKDESVPVFRNGYYYYTRTDAGKQYFKYCRKKGDLKAPEEVLLDVDKLAEGHAYYAASGFSISPDNMKMIYGVDDVSRRQYKLFLKDLSTGKTTDLGIINTTGSATWANDNKTIFYTAKNPETLLTEKIFRHSLGTDPSKDVLVYEEKDKSNYIGVGKSKNEKFIMISSGATTSSEIRYLDADNPAGTFKVFQPRMKDVIYDVTPLEDRFLVTTNKDALNFKVVETPLDKTGVENWKDFIPHRKDVLMQGITEFKNYLVFSERQNGLSQLVIYDRKTGKKEFLKFDEPAYTVYSSGNPEYNTDNFRFGYTSMITPSSQFEQNLKTGKRILLKQQEVLGGYDKNNYETERLFATAKDGTKIPISIVYKKGYKKDGKSPLLLYAYGSYGSSMDATFSSTRLSLLDRGFAYAIAHIRGGQEMGRQWYEDGKMMKKKNTFTDFIDAGEYLVNQKYTSPKHLYAQGGSAGGLLMGAVVNMKPELWNGVISQVPFVDVVNTMMDESIPLTTNEYDEWGNPNNKEAYFYMKSYSPYENVEKKNYPNLLVTTGLHDSQVQYFEPAKWVARLRDMKTDKNVLMLKTDMDYGHGGASGRFDYLKDVALVYAFMFKLEGINK
- a CDS encoding NAD(P)H-dependent glycerol-3-phosphate dehydrogenase; translation: MAKKKSGNGISVGVVGSGSFATAIVKMLTENCKTIHWCVRNEFVKGAIELKKHNPSYLTAVLFNLKQLQITTDINELVSACDVIILATPSIYLGKTLEPLNVDLQGKLFVSAIKGIVPEQNDIVAHFLREKHNIGFRSQAVISGPCHAEEVAMERLSYLTVSAAEEENAAKVAKLLESDFIKVNKSSDILGNEYSAVLKNIYAIGAGIAAGLGYGDNFNAVYVSNAIREMELYLDAIYPEPRDVNQSAFLGDLLVTAYSLFSRNRMLGNLIGKGYTVKSAIQSMSMVAEGYYATKSIYEIGKERKLKLPIVNTVYEILYEDKNAEKQFKKLTAKLN
- the tpiA gene encoding triose-phosphate isomerase produces the protein MRKKIVAGNWKMNKNYTEAQELMHELDRYKKHNAINCEVYIAPPALYITTAKNIFLNDNVGVFAQDMSEHTSGAYTGEISADMLASVNATGAIIGHSERRQYHGETDSHCNRKVKLALDNGLVPIYCNGETLEQRKSGQHFEVIKNQTEVALFTLSAEEIKKVVIAYEPVWAIGTGETASPEQAQEIHAHIRSLIAAKYGQEVADEISILYGGSVKPDNAKEIFSKPDVDGGLIGGAALKIEDFTAIIKAFD
- a CDS encoding BT_3928 family protein, which gives rise to MKRFIRVFVAIIFIISGFVKAVDPVGFSFKLEEYFSPSVFNIPFLEKLALPIAIIVVTVELLLGVLLLLKIRVKRTLLSLLIICIFFAFLTFYSAYFNVVTDCGCFGDALKMTPWTSFTKDMVLLVLIAILLKMYKNDESNKVHFLKSGFPRMTLFLLSCIFLTVIILKGILGEPYIDFRDYKIDTDLKAEKAKIEANPSEYEVFYTLKNTKTGEEKTMSQNDYLSTNIWKDETWQIESDKTKEKLKKQGYDSTIKNFKITDSDGQDVTEQILNEPRIIMIFTYKPEKLSKEMINKIENGLLSRKSKVYAVSTQENTFTKVPHGTMDGTAIKTIARSNPFVLILENGKIVFKQEAKDYFNN
- a CDS encoding SH3 domain-containing protein translates to MKKTIYYFLALNISTLYFAQETAAVEVAVKARDASDKAAAIAVPVEEAYENYIFHKEVGSTAKIFVDKTNIRDLPGLTGNVVDALPQGTSVKIVQETNIINKIQERSAQWYKIQYNGKEGYVWGANLSVANKLLDGKEFLFGVSGTQKVIDIEGISSNALKGEVSVLEKGELLGSGVFNAGTMENIAGVEFKVDRTKKFKNIDYIIDVSVSGEACGIPTYKQTYFMKKEGFLVALPLLQSVADAGIYYHSEDYNFTGKTANQFVMTTEEAENANPDNDEYKMDGFTKTAVYEWDGDRVMEMSSSVKKFKGKKLQ
- the prmA gene encoding 50S ribosomal protein L11 methyltransferase; this encodes MTQYLEFDFKIEPVEPWNEILMAELIEQGFDSFTENPDGILAYIQAELLNEEELKNQWLLNHDDVKISYTYKEMPNINWNEEWEKNFQPINVEDKVLIRAEFHESQGLEEEIIIQPKMSFGTGHHATTYLMIQQMMDMDFQGKQVLDMGCGTSVLAIYAKKKGASDVLGIDIDEWAVENSRENAERNNTPMRVELGTADNLGQEKFEIILANINRNILISDIPRYVEVLEPGGSLLLSGLCFFDVDDILQVCEEQNLQLQKKLQREEWVSLLLTK